The genomic stretch tggatgctctaagatatagtaagagaaaacaaaaaattcaaaCGTTATTAAACTAATAATAAAAGATACTAACATTTTAACTGTAGATCAATAAAACTCGCTTTATCTGCACAAAATCTTCCTTTATATTTAATACgactagggctggcaattttcgacacgacacgataatctgacacgaatcggcacgaaattatcgggttgggtcaagtcttattggatccgtgtccttatcgggttggcCCATTAAGAActcgataatttcgggttgggttcgggtcggatgcaggtcggatacgggtaacccattaagaaataatattattatttttattattatttaaaaatatatatattactttaattttttaatttcttataaattaggtttaaatagtataaaacgaattttaattgtgtaaattaggttaaaaattaaggtttaatcgtgtaatattaggttttaatcgtgtaatatcaggttcgggttgttatcgtgtcgtgtcgacccatattatatcgtgtcgataacggtttcgtgtcgggtgcgggtcgtgtttggATTTGAAgatagcaggtcgggttcgtgttcggatttacagtttccttaacaggtcgggttcaggttaggccttattaggttgggtcattatcaggttgacccgataacgacccaatccgcacgatttgccagccctaaatACGACATCTTGCATAATTAATTACGAGCTGAATATTTTTTGAGTTTATATAATATGGCTTGAGTGTTTAAGGGCCTAATTTCCTTAGTGAAAGCCCACCCAACCCAAACCCTGATGCCCCTATGGGTTGAGACCCGCACTCCGACCCAAAGATAAGCGCTTTAACCAACGGCTTTGGTGCTCTCAGTGTCTCACATCTTTCTCGAGGAGTCTCTAAGAGTATCTCAAGGGGGAAAGGTATATTAAgaatgtatatttctcatttaccttctcaaaaaggtTATTACACCTTCTTAAAAATAATGGACTCCAAGGAaagaaagtaaattaaaaaggtaaataaaataactaactttttatcttttctatcaagaagaggtaaagatatcttctcaaaatgaaagaaggtataataccttctcaaataccctTTCTATTGGaacatgaaattttatgaagaagagttaaatatgatagttattttctttacctctccatttaccctctcacttggagatgctctaacactCCCTCTTAATTTGAGTGCGGCCTCATTCTCATTATCTTTTGAAATATGAGACCGAGACATGCGAATTTTTTAGAACAAGATATTTTtaccttctttttctttccctttttcttttctcttttttgatCAAATTACCCTCTCTAATTTAGACCTAAACTCAGAAAAATAATCACACAATTGAGACTCATATTCTGAAATATCTCCAGTTTGACTCAGTAGAGGATTCTCTGCTGATCCATActaactttctatttttgtctGGCCTAGAGTAAATGTTACAAGGAAATCAAACAGTGGAAAATAAGTTCTATCAAGAAAGAAGTTCAACTTCGATATCTTCAACAATttacaaatattttataaaacatACCCCCTCTATTCTATAGTAGTGGAGATATTATTTTCCAGCACGGAAATTAAGTAAAAGGTgtataatgtattaaataaaaagattaagGATAAAGTAAGTGAtcagaaatgtgttgacttttactaaaaagggaaatgactgcactactatgaaacgtactccctccgtcccgggctactcgctcctttccttttcggcacggagattaaggaatgagtgtataggaaagtcaaaaatgacggctgtaggtggaaatttttactaaaattagaaagagtgcaagtaacttgggacgcccaaaaaggaaataagtgcgagtagcttgggacggagggagtattaaaatagcaaaatgacttTACTATGGAATAGAGGGAGCAATACCTACTATAATTGTATGTACAAATTATATGTTGCGATAAATTTGTACATTCTGGTGCATTATACTCGTATAACTAGTAAGGACATGTACTGCAAATAATCACAAACGATCAGTATTTTTTTCTGACTTGTACAAATTAAAATCAACAATATTGAAGAAAACAAATCGGACCCCATTCCCCTTTGTTCCGAgcccaacaaaatttaaatcattCGTGCAGTGGGTGTCTGtgtgtatataaatatatatttgacTAAGATCTTGACTAAAATCGAATTTAGAAATCATTTTCTCCTCGTGAAGGTTTAGCATGtgaatttatcattttattatgtgAATTCATGGTTTAATTATATAAActcttttttttctatgttCTTCTCATTTTTATTTAAGTTAAGCTATTAACTTTCaaaatatagagaaaaaaatattgattttgaATTATAGAAAAATTTAAGTTGATATGACCATGTCAGATGCATGCAGCCCAACCTCTCATGCCTTGCGGTAaacatctttttttatttaaataaaatattgctTTAACTTTAAGTATCTAGGTATTAAAAGTATAGTATtttgaatataaaattagtCCCTGGCATTGCATCACTTGATTTGTCCCTTGGAGTGCCCTTCGATATTAATTTACATTCTCGTCATCAATTTCatagtattttgtttttgaaatCAATAGTATTTTTTATCACATTTTTATATGTAATTGATCTGAATTTAGTTTATTCGAGTACTTCATTACTTTAATATTTCAAGAAAATGTAGTTTTCTAACTGGACATTTAACTTTGATTGATATGGATAGACTTACAAATCTAACCAAAACCATGTGGATTTGTAATTAATAGGTCATTAGTGTTTAATTTAAGTTACTTGACTTATTATTTCACTTTCACATTTCTACGATTAGATTGATTGATTTGTATAGGatatgttttgaaatgattagATTTTAGTAGATGCTAAACTCAGTAATGTCATCCAATGTCGGCTTCCATCAAGAAATTTTGCATCTGTAAATGGGTATTTTGTATAAAAGGTTTACATAgtgatagttttatttttataaattgtcTGTACATATGGGGAATGCTAACTTTATTTTTCTATatgaagtatttaattttaattaacaaTCAAGTGTTATAATTCCGAGACATATTTTCAGTTGATATTCAAATAATTGGGGACCAATTATGTATAATTATGTGTTAGTAGTACAATTTAGTGACACTCATGATTCAACCTTTTATATTGTCAAGGTGCATCATACTGCAAATATTACATTTGCTACATTTGGAAGTAAACCATGTTAACAAACTGATTAAAATAATCCAACCATCCAAGAGTAGAACGTGAAAGTCAAATCTAATATATAAACAAAACTGCAAATATATACACATTCCATGATTACGAACTTATCTTAATGCTATAATACTACTTCCtctcgtcccataaaaatatgagcaactGATATAATATgagaattaaaacaaaattagtaTAGTAAGAGAAAGGAGGAGTAAGGTAGTTAAATAGTGTTAGTAAAACCCATATTATTAGTACTCCATTCATCCCTGAAAATtcgtcacatttcattttctgcactcgttttgaaaaaatgataataaattgttaaagttgagagagtaaagtaagagagaataatataaagaatactcttatctacattattttctatcttattttatcatatcttcactttaattatttattattattttttcaaaataagtgcataaaataaaatgtgacaaattttcagggacggagagaATAATATTTAATAATGGTACAAGTTGTAAATAAGTTAATGTATAAGAATAATAAATTTGGATAATTTTTCAGAAATggaatgtatatatttttatgggtgGGACGAAAATTGAAAGTGCACATACTTTTATAGAACGTGGAGAGTATCAAATAAAGCCATAATACAAATAATTGTcttagaaattaattaatcgatcatatccaaatattttttaaagGAAAGCAAATTATAAAATACTCCTTTATAAGTAAAACAATCTCTAGAATAAGAAAAGTAAACTTTAtgctaaaaataaaagtttggtaaagaatctttatgccatgacaataagaaaaagaaagatgccTTCAGAAGACTAAAGAGAATCATAAGCATATGCTGCAAAGATGCTCACATTCTAAAACACAATTTTCAAATCATAACAAGTTAAAGATAAACTTAAAATAAGCAATAAATCATGTCAACAAAACTGCAATACCATATTGATAATCTAAATTTAAAGTCCACACGAACTTTGGTGTCTAAACGAGTACAGATAGGAGCACAACAACATAAAAATATTGGCTATAAGAAACACTCAACACTTGATTTCTTTCAAACCATGGGCGAAGTACAAAAATGTTGGATCAGTAGCACCTTCCTTGTAGTAAGCAAACACCAAGGAGCTATCGTCGTGCATGCTCTCTCCGACAAAACTAAGACAATAGAAAAAACTTACATTAGGTATTCATTCTAGCATATTCACTCAAGCAAAATATACGCACTGAAATTGCAATCTTAGCATAAATCAAGACATAAATTTTGGTTCATAAGTAGAAGACCAAGCCCTTATCATTCATTCTTTATATATGTGTACCTAGACATAAACATGGCATAGTAATTCCGATGTTATAAgcaagagatagagagagaatacaTACAATTGAAGATCTTTGAGTTTGGAGACAAGATACTTGGTTGCACCCTCAATGGACTTTTTGAACTCTTCTTGCTTCTCTGCATCGAGCTTAGGGGTCAACGTTTTGATGTACTTCTTGATGTACCCAATGAATTGCTTCTTGTCAAACGGAGGTTGCTCCTATAGAAAATATTGTCAGGACTAGGACTATGAAATCCGAAAAATTATTGTCAATCACGTTTAAAAAACTACAAAGGTGAACCTGCAGCCTGAATGTGTCAACAATGTCGACCACTTTCACAGCTTGGTCATCAACACCTTCATCTTCGCCACCACCTTCGGCAGAAGGGTTTGCCCCAATGTCAACATCAACGGCTCCAGTGACTACCCactggagtataaaattaatcaaaatagaGATTAGACTAAACTAACAAGTAAATCATCGCAAAGTAAATAAGGTATACCTTTCCTTCGACTTCCCACAAACAACCATTCTCGATTTCCTTGTATGGGAAAGAGTCAGAGAGGAGTTCATCACCTACAAATAACATAGCATATTTAACAAACCAAATATACTAAAGCAACAACATATCCAACTCAAATtcatcaaacacaaacacaaggTAAACAATTAGCCTTAGTTAAAAATGCATACTATGTAAGTAAAATAAATCTTAATAATCTAAATGATAGCAGTAACAATGGCAAAACTAAATCTTTGGAAGCTCTTGAATCATCAATTAAACGCGGTGAATATCTAATCCTAAGATATTAAACCTCAAGATATAAACAAATCTCAGAGCAAATAATAGAAAGGCGTAAATGTTAAACCTTGAGGTAGAAAGGTCTAATCTTTACTATAAAAACCTTAAaccaaaattaaattcaatcaGAAACAGATCTATCGCCCAACAACGAATTCAATTTAAAGCACCAATCAAAACTCACTACGAAACAAGATAACAGTGCCGAGTAGATCTATACAATAACATAGACAAACTCAAGTTCAAAtttaaaactaaataaatacaATTTTACCGGTGAGTAAATCTTGATAGACCAGCATGATTGCACAATTTTCAGCCCTGAATCAAGATTTAGCAAGAGGAAAAGAGAATTGTTTTTAGAGAGAGAGTAGGTATATATACACGAATTCTTTATAGTGTATTTACAATTCTGCCCCGTTTCCTAACTTCACTATCAGGCTTGGGCCTTTTATATAATGGGCCGGAATATAACGTTACGATAAATTCTTATTCAAAGACATACTAATTCACATAGGtggaaaattatatttattgtgGAATCAGATTTCTAATTATTGACACAAACTCAAAATCTATTGTaggaaaataatatttattgtgatgaGATTTGGCTGTTACTTGGCTGGTTCTCTTTGAAATTTATTATAGGAGAAACACTATAAATTTCGCATTAATGCCGTGATGGTGAGAAATAGTGTTTCACAGATGTAGAGCTTACCatataattatttgaattaattcaaatatttgAGAAGAAGGAAAGCATTTCTTGGCTCTATATATACACTATTCCaccctatttttttttttatttctcatttttattagagagagagagatgagttCGCGGTTATGCAGCATATGTTTAAACACAGTTGTGGATGATAACAGTAGAGGAAAAGCTGAGCTGATCTGCGGCCATCTCTTTCACTTAGGTGCGTATATATATTTTCTGAATTTTCTTCATATCATAAATTTATTCTTCACTATTTTTACTCTGTTTTATTTGCTCTTTCTTCATGTTAATTTGGTTCTATTAAACTATCAAGATCCAAAACTATAtgaatttctaaaaaaaaattggttgtaGATTGTATCGGTTCGGAATTCAATTACAGAAGCGAAATGAAATGCCCAAACTGTAGGGTGGTGGAAAATGGTGAATGGCTAATTCCAGATGAGGAAATGGAGGAAGACGACGACTATTTAGTGCACGTGgtaaaataaatacaaatacaaatacaaatacaaataagCAAGGTGTATCTGTTTTAATTACATTCTAAATTTATTAAATGACTCTGATTATAGATTAATGAATCCTAATTATGacaaatgcattatgtatccaATTTATAGTTTATGAAATTGATTAATTCcctaattatttcattttcagcGCCGTCTTGAACTCCACATATACACACATGGACTTGGTGGAAGGGGTGGTTATCTGCAGTCTTCCAGGCAAGTTGTAACACATTTTACCTtttaatctttattttttttgtatattttcttTTCATAGTTTCTGATATCTCAATTTTTTTGTCATATACTAATACATAGGATTACGAGTGGACatgttgaaaaaattaatggaataaaTTGTAACTAAATCAATTTACAAAATtctcaaaatataattttttttcaaaattattattatgtttatatttaatttaaaaattgtgCTTATCATTCTTAAACTTATGATGATTTGTACTTGAGCTCCTATATTTTATTTGTGACTATTTCATTGAATATAATATAACTGGTTTAAAACAATGTATTCATGTATCAAAATGCAAATATTTGTCTTACAATCCTAATATAAAAAATCGTattaagaaatattttattttaaaaataatatagggGTGAAATTGGTGTCGAAGAACGTAGAAGATTAGCGATGATAGCCCCAATAGTGCATTACAACCACAACAATGTAGTGCATCCTCCAAATTATGGAGCCAACATTTTGGCCAATACTTGGACCAACGATCCTTTAAGTGCTGACACATTGTTGAGGGATTATGGTTCCAACTCCACTCAACAAATAAGGCTGGACCCATCAATCTCGAGGTATTTCTATAGTAGTAATTGTTTTCTATTGCATCCTACATTTCCCATGTTATCTTACCCAATGTAGTTTTAGTTCATAATCTGAACTACTATTATTCATTAAACTTTCATTTAGGACAAATGGTGGAGAAGTGATGGCACAATATCGTCGTACTAGATTCCATTACAATCCACCTATTTCAACAATGGTGAATACTGAGTCAAGGTACCGAAGACGTGAAGAAATTACATCCGCAAGCACAAATAGGACGGGATACAATTCACTCCCGTCTAACGGGTCATATAACGGCCCGTCTTTAGAGCTTACACTTACGACAAACCCGAGTGAAGATCGATCCCAAGAGGAGCAAAATGGAAGGCATGAGGATCGCTCGGGTCATGGAACAAATTTAGGTTTCAGGTACTCTTAGATTAGTTATTGGGTTTGTACCATTAAACAAAAACGAAATTTGTAGTTAGCATGTAACATTACATTTTATCTTGtttacttcttttttttatcatgacTATTTCTAACATTATAAaatacttttgttttttttgttcatAATGTGCAAAATTATATTGATAATTAATGCCTTTGTTTGTGTCTAGTGCTTAGCACATTTAGTTTGTGATTTGTCGAAGATTTTCAAAGTACATACATATATTGATATGTGTATAAATTTGCAATCCATGTAATTTGGATAAGAAATTTAAGTTAGAACTATCGATAGCTCCTATATTTTGTGGAGTGCGTTTACCTCGTAGACATTGGTTTGAAGCTCAAGACGGTCTCAGTTTTAGCTCTTCAcggcatctccaatggcggcgtcggcaccggcacgccgatttttcacggacgccggtgctgacgccgaaccattgcgagcGGCGTCgtcgaaatcggcgtcaaaatcggcgtgcccacgccgattcttgggctgacgccgatcctcacggcgccattgtaggccctggatcggcgtcagatttttaatttttttttattttccgaaacactatatatacgcgctttggacgtcattttcattcgcaccgcttgttttaacgagtactctctctatcttaatttttgtacaagatcaacaacaataaatgagtaatgccggtggctgtggtggtggtagtggtggggatgctgatgagtacgagcgtatgagatataccctaggtgggaTATACcctttgggatagccggttcgaacaacgacctaaacgtgctcaactcgtcgccccttttcaacgagcagtgtcagggcgtcggtccggccatcagttttgtcgccaacggcaaccagcatgatatga from Salvia splendens isolate huo1 chromosome 4, SspV2, whole genome shotgun sequence encodes the following:
- the LOC121801517 gene encoding translationally-controlled tumor protein homolog — encoded protein: MLVYQDLLTGDELLSDSFPYKEIENGCLWEVEGKWVVTGAVDVDIGANPSAEGGGEDEGVDDQAVKVVDIVDTFRLQEQPPFDKKQFIGYIKKYIKTLTPKLDAEKQEEFKKSIEGATKYLVSKLKDLQFFVGESMHDDSSLVFAYYKEGATDPTFLYFAHGLKEIKC
- the LOC121801044 gene encoding uncharacterized protein LOC121801044 codes for the protein MIAPIVHYNHNNVVHPPNYGANILANTWTNDPLSADTLLRDYGSNSTQQIRLDPSISRTNGGEVMAQYRRTRFHYNPPISTMVNTESRYRRREEITSASTNRTGYNSLPSNGSYNGPSLELTLTTNPSEDRSQEEQNGRHEDRSGHGTNLGFRYS